The following coding sequences are from one Syntrophorhabdaceae bacterium window:
- the ftsH gene encoding ATP-dependent zinc metalloprotease FtsH, producing the protein MPSVEKKEPEETLSGKIRSFFGLRDGERNKKGLPGKAHFSIWYFLVALLLFIYLQQYFFSPKVETISYSQFKQSLAENNVTTLVIGPENITGTRKGKDEKADQRFTAVRVDDPGLVKELDERKIDYSGFYESKFLGIVLSWLVPIAIFFLIWRYAMKRMGGPGMGVMSFSKSKAKLFAQSEMNVTFADVAGIDEAKGELLEVVEFLKYPEKFQKLGGRIPKGVLLVGSPGTGKTLLAKAVAGEAKVPFFSISGSEFVEMFVGVGASRVRDLFSQATSQAPCIIFIDELDALGKARGMNVLGGNDEREQTLNQLLVEMDGFQSNKGVIIMAATNRPEILDPALLRPGRFDRQVMIDRPDIRGREAILKIHSDNVLLGPDVDLGKIASLTPGFVGADLANLVNEAALLAARKDKETVGSAEFDEAIDRVVGGLEKKNRVMNPLEKEIVAFHESGHAIVAESLEHADPVHKISIIPRGIAALGYTQQRPTEDRYLMTRSELLDRLAVLLGGRVAEELVFGEISTGAQNDLQRATDIARSMVAEYGMSDLLGPVTYERPRQAMFLPESF; encoded by the coding sequence ATGCCGTCTGTAGAAAAAAAAGAACCCGAGGAGACCCTGTCAGGCAAGATTCGGTCCTTCTTCGGCCTCCGGGACGGCGAGAGAAATAAAAAGGGCCTGCCCGGCAAGGCTCATTTCAGCATCTGGTATTTCCTCGTCGCCTTGCTTTTGTTTATCTACCTGCAGCAATATTTTTTCTCTCCGAAGGTGGAGACCATCTCCTACAGCCAGTTCAAACAAAGCCTGGCGGAGAACAACGTGACCACATTGGTCATCGGTCCGGAAAATATCACCGGCACAAGGAAAGGGAAAGACGAGAAAGCGGATCAGCGGTTCACGGCGGTTCGGGTTGACGATCCCGGCCTCGTGAAGGAACTGGATGAACGCAAAATAGATTACTCCGGGTTCTACGAGAGCAAATTCCTGGGCATTGTGCTCTCCTGGCTTGTCCCCATCGCCATCTTCTTTCTTATATGGCGATATGCCATGAAAAGGATGGGGGGACCCGGCATGGGAGTCATGTCCTTCTCGAAGAGCAAGGCCAAACTGTTTGCCCAGAGCGAGATGAATGTTACCTTCGCCGACGTGGCGGGTATCGACGAGGCCAAAGGAGAACTCCTGGAAGTGGTGGAGTTCTTGAAGTATCCGGAGAAATTCCAAAAGCTGGGCGGGAGGATTCCCAAAGGCGTTCTTCTCGTCGGCTCCCCGGGGACGGGCAAGACCCTTCTGGCGAAAGCTGTGGCCGGGGAGGCAAAGGTGCCTTTCTTCAGCATCAGCGGGTCCGAGTTTGTGGAGATGTTCGTTGGCGTGGGAGCGTCCCGCGTGCGTGATCTTTTCTCTCAGGCCACCAGCCAGGCCCCCTGCATCATATTCATCGATGAACTGGACGCTTTGGGGAAGGCCCGGGGGATGAATGTCCTTGGCGGGAATGATGAACGGGAGCAGACGCTCAACCAGCTCCTGGTGGAGATGGACGGCTTCCAATCGAATAAAGGGGTCATAATCATGGCCGCCACCAACCGGCCGGAGATCCTCGATCCCGCCCTTCTGCGTCCGGGAAGGTTTGACCGGCAGGTCATGATAGACCGCCCGGATATCAGGGGGCGCGAAGCGATCCTGAAGATCCACTCCGATAATGTGCTGTTGGGCCCCGATGTGGACCTCGGCAAGATAGCCAGCCTCACCCCGGGCTTTGTGGGGGCTGACCTCGCCAACCTCGTCAATGAGGCGGCACTGCTTGCTGCCCGGAAAGATAAAGAAACGGTGGGATCGGCGGAGTTCGACGAGGCTATCGACCGGGTGGTCGGCGGATTGGAGAAAAAGAACCGGGTGATGAACCCGCTGGAGAAAGAGATCGTTGCATTCCATGAGTCCGGCCACGCAATTGTCGCTGAATCCCTGGAGCACGCCGACCCCGTGCATAAGATATCAATCATCCCCAGGGGGATCGCAGCGCTGGGCTATACCCAGCAGCGGCCCACGGAAGACCGCTACTTGATGACGCGCTCCGAGTTGCTGGACCGGCTCGCTGTTCTTCTGGGGGGCAGGGTGGCGGAGGAACTGGTTTTCGGGGAGATCTCCACGGGTGCCCAGAACGATCTGCAGCGGGCGACA
- a CDS encoding antibiotic biosynthesis monooxygenase, protein MILLIIRMKVLPEKRMELSQTIASLILAIRTEKGCERCDFCQSMEDENELCLLGEWDTQENLKGHLESEHFRVLRGALNLVKEPYGMTFHTVFSPGGNGGDPGGAHRQGP, encoded by the coding sequence ATGATCCTGCTCATCATACGCATGAAGGTTCTCCCCGAGAAGCGAATGGAACTGTCACAGACGATCGCTTCCCTGATCCTCGCCATAAGGACGGAGAAAGGCTGTGAGCGTTGTGACTTTTGCCAGAGCATGGAGGATGAGAACGAACTCTGCCTTCTTGGAGAATGGGACACCCAGGAGAACCTTAAGGGCCACCTGGAGTCCGAGCATTTCCGGGTGCTCCGGGGAGCGCTGAACCTGGTCAAGGAGCCCTATGGTATGACGTTCCATACCGTTTTTAGCCCGGGAGGAAATGGAGGGGATCCAGGCGGCGCCCATCGCCAGGGCCCATAG